Proteins co-encoded in one Lysobacter solisilvae genomic window:
- the gltB gene encoding glutamate synthase large subunit encodes MDQRPRPGPQQGLYDPRDERDCCGFGLIAQLDDVPSATVVSRALDALVRMTHRGGLAADGLSGDGCGLLIRRPEAWLRALAGEAGIALGPMHAAGLVFLPHEDDAAAPVRELFAQALREVGLAVAGWRSVPVDPAACGERARSTLPRIEQVFVVPALDIDGARPSPEGFAHALYLGRRRAEQRLRARPGAACEEVHVVSLCAHAIGYKGMVLPERLAQFYPDLQRPELASSAVVFHQRFSTNSAPRWPLAQPFRLLAHNGEINTIAGNRAWARARAHVWRTPAGAAHALDPSEFDPVIEMDGSDSQSLDSMLELMQAGGMDLLKALRILIPPATQSLEYRDADLAAFYDYYAINSEPWDGPAGIVVTDARFAACTLDRNGLRPARWLRTADRHFMIASEAGVFSIDDGEVEAKGKLGPGEMIAVDLQTGQLLDSEAIDAVNRARAPYKAWLKQGMTYLHSELIDPSLAAEPFDAQTLACFQKLFQLTREEREGVLRPLAETEQEAIGSMGDDVPMAALSQQVRPLYDCFRQAFAQVTNPPIDPLREDCVMSLATQLGREGNLLEDGPDGVHHVMLNSPVLSQRKLRQLLAMPPFVDAHVQIDLDFDPAEGLHAALRRLCAQAEQAVRGGALLLLISDRYPRRDRLVAHALLATGAIHQHLIRTGLRCAANLVVETGTARDPHHFACLIGCGATAVYPYLAYQTLHELGVRGILKTRHGEVAQIGRSYRRGVKKGLLKILSKMGISTVGSYRGAQLFEIVGLDPEVVALCFTGTPARIGGAGFDALQADAAQLAAHAWNANALPDIGGLLRYVPGGEYHQFNPDVVTRLQRAAASGAREDWQAYARAVNERPVAALRDLLELRAAPAPLPLEEVEPVEAIVRRFDTAAMSLGALSPEAHEALAIAMNRLGGRSNSGEGGEDPQRHGTERMSKIKQVASGRFGVTPHYLVNAQVLQIKIAQGAKPGEGGQLPGHKVNALIARLRHAMPGIGLISPPPHHDIYSIEDLAQLIHDLREVNPAARVSVKLVSHAGVGTIATGVVKAGADMVTISGHDGGTGASPLSSIRYAGTPWELGLAEARQALLANGLRERVTLQADGGLKSGLDVIKAALLGAESFGFGTAPMIALGCKYLRICHLNNCATGVATQDEALRREHYTGLPERVENFFRLLAEEVREWLALLGARSIGEIVGRTGLLACAPQGSVRGRELDLAPLLADAGAGDGLGVGGCGTPALAAPPAGLAARLDTALATAIAQQSGGVFEDVIGNTDRSIGARLSGQVARLHGDHGMQDAPITVRLRGVAGQSFGAFLAGGLQFDLTGEANDYVGKGMAGGRIVLRPSAQARYATHEAPILGNTCLYGATGGELYAAGRAGERFAVRNSGAVAVVEGAGDHCCEYMTGGVVVVLGRTGLNFGAGFTGGLAYVLDLERDFVDHYNHELIDIARIAGDGLENYRSHLRDLLLAHVEHTGSAWARRIVEEMRDFLGKFWLVKPKAASLEALAETLRRAA; translated from the coding sequence ATGGACCAGCGCCCCCGCCCGGGCCCGCAGCAAGGCCTGTACGACCCCCGCGACGAGCGGGACTGTTGCGGCTTCGGCCTCATCGCGCAGCTCGATGACGTGCCTTCGGCGACCGTGGTTTCGCGCGCGCTCGACGCACTGGTGCGCATGACCCATCGCGGCGGGCTGGCGGCCGACGGTCTGAGCGGCGACGGCTGCGGCCTGCTGATCCGCCGGCCCGAAGCCTGGCTGCGCGCGCTGGCCGGCGAGGCGGGCATCGCGCTGGGACCGATGCATGCGGCGGGCCTGGTGTTCCTGCCGCACGAGGACGATGCGGCCGCGCCGGTGCGCGAACTGTTCGCGCAGGCGCTGCGCGAGGTCGGCCTGGCGGTGGCGGGCTGGCGCAGCGTGCCGGTGGACCCGGCCGCCTGCGGCGAACGCGCGCGCTCCACGCTGCCGCGCATCGAACAGGTCTTCGTCGTGCCCGCCCTGGACATCGACGGCGCACGCCCCTCGCCGGAGGGCTTCGCGCACGCGCTCTACCTGGGCCGGCGACGCGCGGAACAGCGTCTGCGCGCGCGGCCCGGCGCGGCGTGCGAGGAGGTCCACGTGGTCAGCCTGTGCGCGCACGCGATCGGCTACAAAGGCATGGTCCTGCCCGAGCGGCTGGCCCAGTTCTATCCCGACCTGCAGCGCCCGGAGCTGGCCAGCAGCGCGGTGGTGTTCCACCAGCGCTTCTCGACCAACTCGGCGCCGCGCTGGCCGCTCGCCCAGCCCTTCCGCCTGCTGGCGCACAACGGCGAGATCAACACCATCGCCGGCAACCGGGCGTGGGCCCGGGCCCGCGCGCACGTGTGGCGCACGCCGGCCGGCGCGGCGCATGCGCTCGACCCCAGCGAGTTCGACCCGGTCATCGAAATGGATGGCTCCGATTCGCAGTCGCTCGACAGCATGCTCGAGCTGATGCAGGCCGGCGGCATGGACCTGCTCAAGGCCCTGCGCATCCTGATCCCGCCGGCCACGCAGTCGCTGGAATACCGCGATGCCGACCTGGCGGCGTTCTACGACTACTACGCGATCAACTCCGAACCCTGGGACGGGCCGGCCGGCATCGTCGTTACCGACGCGCGCTTCGCCGCCTGCACGCTCGACCGCAACGGGCTGCGGCCGGCGCGCTGGCTGCGCACGGCCGACCGCCATTTCATGATCGCCTCGGAAGCCGGCGTGTTTTCCATCGACGACGGCGAGGTCGAGGCCAAGGGCAAGCTCGGCCCCGGCGAGATGATCGCCGTGGACCTGCAGACCGGCCAGCTGCTCGACAGCGAGGCCATCGACGCGGTCAACCGGGCGCGCGCGCCGTACAAGGCCTGGCTCAAGCAGGGCATGACCTACCTGCACAGTGAGCTGATCGATCCCAGCCTGGCCGCCGAGCCGTTCGATGCGCAGACGCTGGCCTGCTTCCAGAAGCTGTTCCAGCTCACCCGCGAGGAACGCGAGGGCGTGTTGCGGCCGCTGGCGGAAACCGAGCAGGAAGCCATCGGCTCGATGGGCGACGACGTGCCGATGGCGGCGTTGTCGCAGCAGGTGCGGCCGCTGTACGACTGCTTCCGCCAGGCCTTCGCGCAGGTGACCAACCCGCCCATCGATCCGTTGCGCGAGGACTGCGTGATGTCGCTGGCCACGCAACTGGGCCGCGAGGGCAACCTGCTGGAGGATGGCCCGGACGGCGTGCACCACGTGATGCTCAACTCGCCCGTGCTGTCGCAGCGCAAGTTGCGCCAGCTGCTGGCGATGCCGCCCTTCGTCGACGCGCATGTGCAGATCGACCTCGACTTCGATCCGGCCGAAGGGCTGCACGCCGCGCTGCGGCGCCTGTGCGCGCAGGCCGAACAGGCAGTGCGCGGCGGCGCGCTGCTGCTGCTGATCAGCGACCGCTATCCGCGCCGCGACCGCCTCGTGGCGCACGCGCTGCTGGCCACCGGCGCGATCCACCAGCACCTGATCCGCACCGGCCTGCGCTGCGCCGCCAACCTGGTGGTGGAGACCGGCACCGCGCGCGATCCGCACCACTTCGCCTGCCTGATCGGCTGCGGCGCGACGGCGGTCTATCCGTACCTGGCCTACCAGACCCTGCACGAGCTGGGGGTTCGCGGGATCCTCAAGACGCGCCACGGCGAGGTGGCGCAGATCGGCCGCAGCTACCGGCGCGGAGTGAAGAAGGGCCTGCTGAAGATCCTGTCGAAGATGGGCATCAGCACGGTGGGCAGCTATCGCGGGGCCCAGCTGTTCGAGATCGTCGGCCTGGATCCCGAGGTGGTCGCGCTGTGCTTCACCGGCACGCCGGCGCGCATCGGCGGCGCGGGCTTCGACGCGCTGCAGGCCGACGCCGCGCAACTGGCCGCGCACGCCTGGAACGCCAACGCGCTGCCGGACATCGGCGGACTGCTGCGCTACGTGCCCGGCGGCGAGTACCACCAGTTCAATCCGGACGTGGTGACGCGGCTGCAGCGCGCCGCCGCCAGTGGCGCGCGCGAGGACTGGCAGGCCTACGCGCGGGCCGTCAACGAGCGCCCCGTCGCCGCGCTGCGCGACCTGCTCGAGCTGCGCGCCGCGCCGGCGCCCCTGCCGCTGGAGGAGGTCGAACCGGTGGAAGCCATCGTGCGCCGCTTCGACACCGCGGCGATGAGCCTGGGCGCGCTGTCACCCGAGGCCCACGAAGCGCTGGCCATCGCGATGAACCGGCTCGGCGGGCGCAGCAATTCGGGCGAAGGCGGCGAGGATCCGCAGCGCCATGGCACCGAGCGCATGTCGAAGATCAAGCAGGTCGCCTCCGGCCGTTTCGGCGTCACCCCGCATTACCTGGTCAACGCCCAGGTGCTGCAGATCAAGATCGCGCAGGGCGCCAAGCCCGGCGAGGGCGGCCAGTTGCCCGGCCACAAGGTCAACGCGCTGATCGCGCGCCTGCGCCATGCGATGCCGGGGATCGGCCTGATCTCGCCGCCGCCGCACCACGACATCTATTCGATCGAGGACCTCGCCCAGCTGATCCACGACCTGCGCGAGGTCAACCCGGCCGCGCGCGTGTCGGTGAAGCTGGTCTCGCACGCCGGCGTGGGCACGATCGCGACGGGCGTGGTGAAGGCCGGTGCCGACATGGTCACCATCTCCGGTCACGACGGCGGGACCGGCGCCAGTCCGCTCTCGTCGATCCGCTACGCCGGCACGCCCTGGGAACTGGGCCTGGCCGAGGCGCGGCAGGCGCTGCTGGCCAACGGCCTGCGCGAGCGCGTCACCCTGCAGGCCGACGGCGGACTCAAGAGCGGACTGGACGTCATCAAGGCCGCCCTGCTCGGCGCGGAGAGCTTCGGCTTCGGCACCGCGCCGATGATCGCGCTGGGCTGCAAGTACCTGCGCATCTGCCACCTCAACAACTGCGCCACCGGCGTGGCCACGCAGGACGAGGCACTGCGTCGCGAGCACTACACCGGCCTGCCCGAGCGCGTGGAGAACTTCTTCCGGCTGCTGGCGGAGGAAGTGCGTGAATGGCTGGCGCTGCTGGGCGCGCGCTCGATCGGCGAGATCGTCGGCCGCACCGGATTGCTGGCGTGCGCGCCGCAGGGCAGTGTGCGCGGCCGCGAGCTCGACCTGGCGCCCTTGCTGGCCGACGCCGGCGCGGGCGATGGACTGGGTGTGGGTGGCTGCGGGACGCCGGCACTGGCCGCGCCACCGGCGGGCCTGGCCGCGCGCCTGGACACGGCCCTGGCAACCGCCATCGCGCAGCAGAGCGGCGGCGTGTTCGAGGACGTGATCGGCAACACCGACCGCAGCATCGGCGCGCGCCTGTCCGGCCAGGTCGCGCGCCTGCACGGCGACCACGGCATGCAGGACGCGCCCATCACCGTGCGCCTGCGCGGCGTGGCGGGACAGAGCTTCGGCGCCTTTCTGGCCGGCGGCCTGCAGTTCGACCTCACCGGCGAGGCCAACGATTACGTCGGCAAGGGCATGGCCGGCGGCCGCATCGTGCTGCGTCCCTCCGCGCAGGCGCGCTACGCCACCCACGAGGCCCCCATCCTGGGCAACACCTGTCTCTACGGCGCGACCGGCGGCGAGCTCTACGCGGCCGGCCGCGCCGGCGAGCGCTTCGCGGTGCGCAATTCCGGCGCCGTGGCCGTGGTGGAAGGCGCCGGCGACCATTGCTGCGAATACATGACCGGCGGCGTCGTGGTGGTGCTGGGCCGCACCGGCCTGAACTTCGGGGCGGGCTTCACCGGCGGGCTGGCGTACGTGCTGGACCTGGAGCGCGACTTCGTCGACCACTACAACCACGAACTGATCGACATCGCGCGCATCGCCGGCGACGGGCTGGAGAACTACCGCTCCCACCTGCGCGACCTGCTGCTGGCGCACGTCGAGCACACGGGCAGCGCGTGGGCGCGGCGCATCGTCGAGGAGATGCGCGACTTCCTGGGCAAGTTCTGGCTGGTCAAGCCCAAGGCCGCCAGCCTGGAAGCGCTCGCCGAAACGCTGCGGCGTGCCGCGTGA
- a CDS encoding FAD-dependent oxidoreductase, giving the protein MSKMETKKSSTKPAFLFREQPRQMPARIPLALRRDGDWGELYGQFDHAQARHQAGRCLDCGNPYCAWKCPLHNYIPQWLEMAREGRLEEAATLCHETNPLPEICGRVCPQDRLCEGSCTLNDGFGAVTIGAVEKYIVDAALAQGWRPDLSAVVATGRRVAVIGAGPAGLSCADRLVRAGVAATVFDRYEAIGGLLHFGIPSFKLDKTVLRTRHKILEQMGVEFRLGIEVGRDVSMDALLDEFDAVFLGLGSYRYTDGGLPGQDLGNVLPALPFLVHNGRIVHGGDADPAGRPIAGWEDHVALPDLRGQRVVVLGGGDTGMDCVRSAVRLGAARVSCVYRRDEANMPGSAREVANAREEGVEFLFNRQPLALVGEERVRGVRVADTVLGEPDARGRRNAQVVAGSESVLAADVVIIAFGFQPDPPRWLDGLGIGLQGDGRIEVGAPRSGCASRVRAPEPAHPVRLPYQTAHPRIFAGGDAVRGADLVVTAAFEGREAAASIVELLRG; this is encoded by the coding sequence ATGAGCAAGATGGAAACGAAGAAGTCCTCCACCAAGCCGGCCTTCCTGTTCCGCGAGCAGCCACGCCAGATGCCGGCGCGCATCCCGCTCGCGCTGCGCCGCGATGGCGACTGGGGCGAGCTGTACGGCCAGTTCGACCACGCCCAGGCGCGCCACCAGGCCGGCCGCTGCCTCGACTGCGGCAACCCCTATTGCGCGTGGAAGTGTCCGCTGCACAACTACATCCCGCAGTGGCTGGAGATGGCCCGCGAAGGCCGCCTGGAGGAGGCGGCCACGCTGTGCCACGAAACCAATCCGCTGCCGGAGATCTGTGGGCGCGTATGTCCGCAGGACCGCCTGTGCGAAGGCAGCTGCACGCTCAACGACGGCTTCGGCGCGGTGACCATCGGCGCGGTGGAGAAGTACATCGTCGACGCCGCGCTTGCGCAGGGATGGCGTCCGGACCTGTCGGCGGTGGTGGCCACCGGGCGCCGCGTGGCGGTGATCGGCGCCGGGCCGGCGGGCCTGTCGTGCGCGGACCGGCTGGTACGCGCGGGCGTGGCGGCCACCGTGTTCGACCGCTACGAGGCGATCGGCGGGCTGCTGCACTTCGGCATTCCCAGCTTCAAGCTCGACAAGACGGTGCTGCGCACGCGCCACAAAATCCTGGAGCAGATGGGCGTGGAGTTCCGCCTGGGCATCGAGGTCGGTCGCGACGTTTCAATGGACGCGTTGCTGGACGAATTCGACGCCGTCTTCCTGGGCCTGGGCAGCTACCGCTACACCGACGGCGGCCTGCCCGGGCAGGACCTGGGCAACGTGCTGCCGGCCCTGCCGTTCCTGGTCCACAACGGGCGCATCGTGCATGGCGGCGATGCCGACCCGGCGGGCCGGCCGATTGCAGGCTGGGAAGACCATGTCGCGCTGCCGGACCTGCGCGGCCAGCGGGTGGTCGTGCTGGGCGGCGGCGACACCGGGATGGACTGCGTGCGCAGCGCGGTGCGGCTGGGTGCGGCGCGGGTGAGCTGCGTGTACCGGCGCGATGAGGCGAACATGCCGGGCTCGGCGCGTGAAGTGGCCAACGCGCGCGAGGAAGGCGTGGAGTTCCTGTTCAACCGGCAGCCGCTGGCGCTGGTCGGCGAGGAGCGCGTGCGCGGCGTGCGCGTGGCCGACACCGTGCTCGGCGAACCCGATGCACGCGGGCGGCGCAATGCGCAGGTGGTGGCGGGCAGCGAATCGGTGCTGGCCGCCGACGTGGTCATCATCGCGTTCGGTTTCCAGCCCGATCCGCCGCGGTGGCTGGACGGACTGGGGATCGGACTGCAGGGCGACGGCCGGATCGAAGTCGGCGCGCCGCGCAGCGGCTGTGCGTCGCGGGTCCGGGCGCCGGAGCCCGCCCACCCGGTGCGCCTGCCCTACCAGACCGCCCACCCGAGAATATTCGCCGGCGGCGACGCGGTGCGCGGCGCCGACCTGGTGGTCACCGCGGCCTTCGAAGGGCGCGAGGCGGCGGCGAGCATCGTCGAGCTGCTGCGGGGTTGA
- the folE gene encoding GTP cyclohydrolase I FolE, with protein MAVPPKPSRDQAEAAVRTLLAWAGDDPTREGLLDTPKRVVTAYGDWFSGYGADPSDYLKRTFEEVEGYDEMIVLRDIEFESHCEHHMAPIIGKAHVGYLPDGKVVGISKLARVVETYARRLQVQEKLTAQIAQVIQDVLQPRGVGVVVEGAHECMTTRGVHKRGVSMITSKMLGSFREDARTRAEFLQFIDVGPGR; from the coding sequence ATGGCCGTCCCCCCCAAGCCGTCCCGCGACCAGGCCGAAGCCGCGGTGCGTACCCTGCTGGCCTGGGCCGGCGACGACCCCACCCGCGAAGGCCTGCTCGACACGCCCAAGCGCGTGGTCACCGCCTACGGCGACTGGTTCAGCGGCTATGGCGCCGACCCGTCCGACTACCTCAAGCGCACCTTCGAGGAAGTCGAGGGATACGACGAGATGATCGTGCTGCGGGACATCGAGTTCGAGAGCCACTGCGAGCACCACATGGCGCCGATCATCGGCAAGGCGCACGTGGGCTACCTGCCCGACGGCAAGGTGGTGGGCATCAGCAAGCTGGCGCGCGTGGTGGAAACCTATGCCCGCCGGCTGCAGGTGCAGGAGAAGCTCACCGCCCAGATCGCACAGGTCATCCAGGACGTGCTGCAGCCGCGCGGCGTGGGCGTGGTCGTGGAAGGCGCGCACGAATGCATGACCACGCGCGGCGTGCACAAGCGCGGCGTGAGCATGATCACCTCCAAGATGCTGGGCAGCTTCCGCGAGGACGCCCGCACGCGCGCGGAGTTCCTGCAGTTCATCGACGTCGGCCCGGGCCGCTGA
- a CDS encoding UvrD-helicase domain-containing protein gives MSEAVLDTPLDNLGLIEASAGTGKTYTLAGLFARAVIVERRAVPDILAVTFTIRATQELHERVRDRLLRAADLAARWGDGDPAQQQDDAGTALLRRLLSDALADGRETLPALRRRLDRAAREIDQAAIATIHGFCQRVLSEHALDTGQVLRPAEVVTSAREMHEAVALELWREWNSSGAADRADASAWLRARYGGPSGLADAMPVLLAPEPLLPLPPTHAGIDPRPALDAAWQAFRQSFAQHGEAAHDRIVAALQGKVLSGVKYKPEHVASLWAWLRTVVANDTPPTQWHDRLDRFTRAALADGCNKGQQPPDVPLCDAIAALIAARDAMSPWLEGQGLRCLHELRAQVRERARARKQAFQQRDFDDLIDVMLAAVTDPGHGPGLCAAVRRQFPLALIDEFQDTDARQWAIFDRLFGDHARQAGRGEDGNGLLLVGDPKQAIYRFRGGDVHTYQHAGAIAARVPPLAENFRSRPRVIETVNALFTHAYEAASGANAPQPLGEGIDFAATAPGGRIADDALLIDGAPAPALVFNELPPSDSGKDWNKDEAIEQLARGCAQAIRDLLAQAQDDRVLRRDGAVMRRVEARDCAVLVRAHAEAVAVRQALAQLGVPAVAAGRQSLFETPQAHELLTLLLALASPFDERRLRATLATRLFGFDAAQLHALADDGDALQAMQLDFAAWHLRWEQHGPQAMLSDVLARQATRLLALVDGERQLTCWLQLGELLQEARATATQPRGLGPQGQIDWLRAAIANADKDDFEQTPRLESDAGRVQILTLHASKGLEFALVFLPFVALGRKPKAPDVALYQWRGQRVRQVPTDHRYADEPAWGQADLPGSAVALHVAEEQDEDMRLLYVGLTRAREALWVWGGAVSHHHASALDRLMGGMRPSADLQQALGDRLRVEQPRLPPAADAARLPPQPQAATPPARMAARKLRRDWWIHSFSQLHRQKPHGVNALHEETPATDERPLAATPPAVFEAVDPRFRGERFGNAVHHALEHAEFARWAGHDDDLPPLSQHDVLVQALESQDYAADSVEDGVRELTRLVAATLNAPLPEGGRLCDLPASARVAEIEFHFTLAADGAALLQLLHRHGIALDRRDFGVWPRLSGLMNGKIDLTYLSGGRVHVLDYKSNLLPDYDAGTLATAMRASEYDLQALLYVVALHRWLGVRRGADYDYARDFGGVRYLFCRGLQRDTARGIIAPAFDAALVTGVDALLAQGAAP, from the coding sequence ATGAGCGAGGCGGTCCTCGACACGCCGCTGGACAACCTGGGCCTGATCGAAGCCAGCGCCGGCACCGGCAAGACCTACACGCTGGCGGGGCTGTTCGCCCGCGCGGTCATCGTCGAACGGCGGGCGGTGCCCGACATCCTCGCTGTCACTTTCACCATCCGCGCCACGCAGGAGCTGCACGAACGCGTGCGCGACCGCCTGCTGCGCGCGGCGGACCTGGCGGCGCGCTGGGGCGACGGCGATCCCGCCCAGCAGCAGGACGATGCCGGCACCGCGCTGTTGCGCCGCCTGCTGTCCGACGCGCTGGCCGACGGCCGCGAGACCCTGCCCGCGCTGCGCCGCCGCCTCGATCGCGCCGCGCGCGAGATCGACCAGGCCGCGATCGCCACCATTCATGGCTTCTGCCAGCGCGTACTGTCCGAGCACGCGCTCGATACCGGTCAGGTGCTGCGTCCCGCCGAGGTGGTGACCAGCGCGCGCGAGATGCACGAAGCTGTCGCGCTGGAGCTCTGGCGCGAGTGGAATTCGTCCGGCGCCGCCGACCGTGCCGACGCCAGCGCCTGGTTGCGTGCGCGTTACGGCGGACCCTCCGGCCTGGCCGATGCGATGCCGGTGCTGCTCGCGCCGGAACCCCTGCTGCCATTGCCGCCCACGCACGCCGGCATCGATCCGCGCCCGGCCCTGGACGCCGCGTGGCAGGCCTTTCGCCAGAGTTTCGCGCAGCACGGCGAGGCGGCGCATGACCGCATCGTTGCCGCGCTGCAGGGCAAGGTGCTCAGCGGCGTGAAATACAAGCCTGAGCATGTCGCATCGCTGTGGGCGTGGCTGCGCACGGTGGTCGCCAACGACACCCCGCCCACGCAATGGCACGACCGGCTTGACCGCTTTACCCGCGCTGCGCTCGCCGATGGCTGCAACAAGGGCCAGCAGCCTCCCGACGTGCCGCTCTGCGACGCCATCGCCGCGCTGATCGCCGCACGCGACGCGATGTCTCCGTGGCTGGAAGGGCAGGGCCTGCGCTGCCTCCATGAGCTGCGCGCGCAGGTCCGCGAACGCGCCCGGGCACGCAAGCAGGCCTTCCAGCAGCGGGACTTCGACGACCTGATCGACGTGATGCTCGCGGCGGTCACCGATCCCGGCCATGGCCCGGGTCTGTGCGCGGCGGTGCGCAGGCAGTTCCCGCTGGCGCTGATCGATGAGTTCCAGGATACCGACGCGCGGCAATGGGCGATCTTCGACCGCCTGTTCGGCGACCACGCGCGGCAGGCCGGCCGCGGCGAGGATGGCAACGGCCTGCTGCTGGTGGGCGATCCCAAGCAGGCGATCTACCGCTTCCGCGGCGGCGACGTGCATACCTACCAGCACGCGGGCGCGATCGCGGCGAGGGTGCCGCCGCTCGCGGAGAACTTCCGCTCGCGTCCGCGGGTGATCGAAACGGTCAACGCGCTGTTCACGCACGCGTACGAGGCGGCATCGGGGGCGAACGCGCCGCAACCGCTGGGCGAGGGCATCGACTTCGCGGCCACCGCACCCGGCGGCAGGATTGCCGACGACGCGCTGCTGATCGACGGCGCCCCTGCGCCGGCGCTGGTGTTCAACGAACTGCCGCCGTCGGACAGCGGCAAGGACTGGAACAAGGACGAAGCCATCGAGCAGCTCGCGCGTGGCTGCGCCCAGGCGATCCGTGACCTGCTGGCGCAGGCGCAGGACGATCGCGTCCTGCGTCGCGATGGCGCGGTGATGCGCCGTGTCGAAGCCCGCGACTGCGCCGTGCTCGTGCGCGCGCACGCCGAGGCGGTCGCCGTGCGCCAGGCGCTGGCCCAACTGGGCGTGCCCGCGGTCGCCGCCGGCCGGCAGAGCCTGTTCGAAACCCCGCAGGCGCACGAACTGCTGACCCTGCTGCTGGCCCTGGCTTCGCCCTTTGACGAACGTCGCCTGCGCGCCACGCTGGCAACGCGGTTGTTCGGCTTCGATGCCGCGCAGCTGCACGCGCTGGCCGACGACGGCGACGCCTTGCAGGCGATGCAGCTGGACTTCGCCGCCTGGCACCTGCGCTGGGAGCAGCACGGCCCACAGGCCATGCTGTCCGACGTGCTGGCGAGGCAGGCCACGCGCCTGCTGGCGCTGGTCGACGGCGAGCGCCAGCTCACCTGCTGGCTGCAGCTGGGGGAACTGCTGCAGGAGGCCCGCGCCACCGCCACGCAACCGCGTGGCCTTGGCCCGCAGGGCCAGATCGACTGGCTGCGCGCGGCGATCGCCAATGCCGACAAGGATGACTTCGAACAGACCCCACGGTTGGAATCCGATGCCGGCCGCGTGCAGATTCTCACCCTGCATGCGAGCAAGGGCCTGGAGTTCGCGCTCGTGTTCCTCCCGTTCGTCGCGCTGGGGCGGAAGCCCAAGGCCCCGGATGTGGCGCTGTACCAATGGCGTGGCCAGCGCGTACGACAGGTGCCGACGGACCACCGTTACGCCGACGAACCCGCATGGGGACAGGCGGATCTTCCGGGCAGCGCCGTGGCGCTCCACGTTGCCGAAGAGCAGGACGAGGACATGCGCCTGCTGTATGTCGGCCTCACCCGTGCGCGCGAGGCGCTGTGGGTGTGGGGCGGCGCGGTGTCGCATCACCACGCATCCGCGCTCGATCGGCTGATGGGCGGGATGCGGCCGTCGGCTGACCTGCAACAGGCACTGGGCGACCGGCTGCGCGTCGAACAGCCGCGCCTGCCGCCTGCCGCGGACGCCGCTCGACTGCCGCCCCAACCACAGGCGGCCACACCGCCGGCGCGCATGGCCGCGCGCAAGCTGCGGCGCGACTGGTGGATCCACAGCTTCAGCCAGCTGCACCGGCAGAAGCCGCATGGGGTGAACGCGCTGCACGAAGAAACGCCGGCGACCGACGAACGCCCGCTCGCCGCGACGCCACCGGCCGTCTTCGAGGCGGTCGACCCGCGCTTTCGCGGCGAGCGCTTCGGCAACGCGGTCCACCACGCCCTGGAGCATGCCGAGTTCGCGCGCTGGGCCGGCCATGACGATGACCTGCCGCCGCTCTCGCAGCACGACGTGCTCGTGCAGGCGCTGGAAAGCCAGGACTACGCCGCCGACAGCGTCGAGGACGGCGTGCGTGAACTCACCCGCCTGGTCGCCGCCACGCTCAATGCGCCATTGCCCGAAGGCGGGCGCCTGTGCGACCTGCCAGCGTCGGCGCGCGTGGCCGAAATCGAATTCCACTTCACCCTTGCCGCCGACGGCGCCGCGCTGCTCCAGCTGCTGCATCGCCATGGCATCGCCCTGGATCGTCGCGACTTCGGGGTCTGGCCGCGCCTGTCCGGGCTGATGAACGGCAAGATCGACCTCACCTATCTCAGCGGCGGGCGCGTGCACGTGCTCGACTACAAGTCCAACCTGCTGCCCGATTACGACGCCGGCACGCTGGCCACCGCGATGCGCGCCAGCGAGTACGACCTGCAGGCGCTGCTCTACGTGGTCGCGCTGCACCGCTGGCTGGGCGTGCGGCGCGGCGCGGACTACGACTACGCGCGCGATTTCGGCGGCGTGCGCTACCTGTTCTGCCGCGGCCTGCAGCGCGACACCGCCCGCGGCATCATCGCCCCGGCGTTCGACGCGGCGCTGGTGACCGGCGTGGACGCCCTGCTCGCCCAGGGAGCGGCGCCATGA